The Solanum lycopersicum chromosome 8, SLM_r2.1 DNA segment CTTACAGAGAAGTTTGGGATTGTTCTGAAGAAAAAAGTACCTCTGGTGGCTATACCTACTCCCAAGATTTTTCAATCCGAACACTGTATGAGTAAGATAAATATGTGTCTGTAAAGAATCGTGTTCTGTATGATGATTCTGTCTTTGAATGGTGAATTGTGGAAATTGGATCCAGTTAGTACACATTAAGAATATAAAACATGTAATTCAAGAGTACCTGAATTAGCACATCAGAATGAATTTTCTGTTTGTAAGATAAAAGATATTTCCAGTTTTATGTTCAAGTCATAGTCAgttatttactattattttgtgattgatgAGCAACACTTCAAGGTTAACCAACAAAAGTCACATTTCTTCAATGATCCATCCACCATCAAAATGTTCATTGACAACTTGTTTAcctcacaaataaataaattatcccaaaaaagaaagatggtttaaaacaaaatttaataaaataattaaaatgaaatgtttttttttaaaaaaagaaattactttaaaacaaaaaaatatttcaaaataatttagtgaaaaggtcctttaattttttgggtgactttctaaataatatattaaaaatagttgagtgactttgaGATATAAAAGAAAGTTAAATGACTTTGTATGAAATTAGTATTAGTTGAATGAAGATATAAAATAAGCAACTCTTAGCAGTCAAAGAAGGAATGCCTTTTTTTTTGCTGAAAATtgaagggaaaattgtatataatagcaaactaataatctaaattaaatagaatagctagggtttgatttaattgtgctccatagcaaacattggcaaaaatttgccaggcgtctctctcccagaagtctcgctcgccactctctcattctcgcctctctcgctttatacacagaagtgtataatttctgtttctgttttgtataaagcgagagaaaattgtatatacacatgcaaaaatgtatatctttgtgttatacgcttaattatataatttacaaacattttacttcaaatattgcagagaaaaatgccaaagaattatacaattgtgaattatataattgcagtgaaatacagttttttctagctttatacaacagaagtgtatatcttgtgtttctgtttttgtataaagcgagaaaaacatatatcttcttgctatacacttataattatgcaatatacatacattttaattcgattcaactgtatgcaaagctaattatacaattgcagggaaataggccagcgaattatacaatttaggccagcgaattatacacttgtatatgtatagcgaattatacagtttttatgtttgctatggagcgcaattatgcaaagtttgctatagcatacaattatgaattttttgtttgctatatgtgaaagttgcccaaaattgaatgatgaacaaaatgccaaatttggtCCGTTCCAAGTAACATCACGAGTTTCAGGAGGTGTCTGCTTCGTTTTGGTCTATttatattcatttcattctttcagaaaaataaaaacaaaaaaaaatcttttagcTTGAGATGTCTCTCGAATTCTTCAAACCCCGTTTTGATTCTTTCCCATGGCGTCTTCAACAACTCAATGTTGAGCAAAAGGGTGTGTTTTTCTCCTGTTTTCTTGGGTTTTTAGCTTTGCTTTGGTTTTTTATCAGAAACTCAATCAAGGGATTGCCACCAGGGCCTAAAGCTTTGCCCTTGATAGGTAATCTTCATTCTCTTGATCCTCAACTTCACACCTATTTTGCATCTCTGTCCCAAACTTATGGCCCCATTTGTAGAATCTGGCTTGGTAAAAAACTTGGAATTATTATTACTTCTCCTGCTTTAGCTCGCGAGGTTCTTAAGGATAAAGATACCATTTTTGCTAACAGAGATGTCCCTGCTGCTGGAAGCGAATTTTCATATGGTGGCAAAAACATACTTTGGACTCCTTATGGACCGAAATGGCGCATGTTGAGGAAAATTTGTGTTCGCGATATGCTTAGTTCTTCTACTTTAGATTCGGTGTATGCACTAAGGAGAAGGGAGGTTAGACAATCGATCAATTACTTGTATAGTCAGAAGGGTTTACCAGTGAATGTTGGTGAACAGACGTTCTTGACTATTCTTAATGTGATTACAAGCATGTTATGGGGTGGTACAGTGAAGGGTGAGGAAAGAGCTAGTATTGGAGCGGAGTTTAGGCATGTTGTGACTGGGATAGCTCAGTTGGTCAGTATTCCCAATCTTTCCGATTTTTACCCAGGCTTGGCTTGGTTTGATTTCCAGGGTGTTATAAAGAAGATGAAGGTGTTGGCAAAGCGATTTGATAAGATATTTGAGAGCATGATTGATCAAAGACAAAAATTGGACAGAAATGGTGTTGGCCAAGAAATCAAAGACTTTTTGCAAGTTTTGCTAAAGTTGAAAGATGAAGCAGATCCCGAAATGCCTCTGACCATGACTGAAATCAAAGCCTTACTTATGGTATGTTTATCAATTGTGCATTCTACTAAATATTCATAACTGCATTATTATTGAGCAGCCAAGATTGCATTTGTCTTTCACCATTCACACTGGCTTACACTGATCATGATGGCagatcttttctttttttatattaaaaggaTCAAATGCCATATAAGTTCATATTAGGATTGTAAATGTATTgagtaataaatattatattaatacgTTCATGTCCTGAACAGTTAATTGCTACCCTGTTATGGACTGGATTAAAGAAAGAGTCGGCTTATTTAGGATCAGATTATATGTGAGACTTTACTGTGAATTAAGACGCTGAGTCTTGAACTTAACTCCAATATACAGTTTGTTGTAACATGATAATAACTTCAAAAGTACTATGGACAGGAAATGGTTCTTGGTGGAACTGACACTTCCGTCAACACAATTGAGTTTGTCATGGCTGAAATTATGCATAAACCGGATATCCTGAGGAAATTACAACAAGAAGTAGATACAGTTGtgggaaaaaataatattgtggaAGAGTCTCATATTCAGAAATTACCATATCTCAATGCAGTGATGAAAGAAGTGTTGCGCCTACATCCAGCTGCTCCACTACTGATACCACATTGTCCTAGTGAAACATGCACTGTGGGAGGTTACACTGTTCCTAAAGGATCTTGTATTTTCATAAATGTTTGGGCTATACACAGAGATGCTTCTATCTGGAAAAATCCAACAGAGTTCCGTCCAGAGAGGTTTTTGGACAATAAATGGGATTATAGCGGAAAAGATTTGAACTATTTCCCATTTGGTTCTGGAAGAAGAATCTGTGCAGGGATAGGCATGGCAGAGAGGATGTTCATGTATTCACTGGCTTCACTCGTTCATTCTTTTGATTGGAAATTGCCCCAAGGAGTGACATCAGACGTTACAGAGACGTTTGGTCTtaatttgaggaaaaaaattCCTCTGGTGGCTATACCTACTCCAAGATTGTCCAATCCAACACTGTATGAGTAAGATAAAAATGTATCTGTTGAGAGTCGTGTTCCGTATGATGATTCTGTCTTTTGTATGATGAATTATGGAAATTAATTTGAACTTTCTATGCAGTAAAAGGAACCATTATTATATTCTCTCTTAGTGAAAGTTCTCTCAAGGAAGAATTCAGGTTTCCTCATGGCTAGAGATGAGgttcatgtttttttctttccttaacCCTTAACTAAACACATCAACTCTCGAAACTAAGCATTTTCtttctaaatataatatttggacTTCTCAAAAAGCTCAATATCCAACGAGATACTTTAATTTTTGTCTCTccgaataaaagaaaaaaacactaCGGGAACAGTCCCCATATTGGTATATCATATAGGTGAATCTTTTTACTAGGGGCTCTGTTCCAGCTAAATGAAATGATTAATAGTCACACAGATGTCTAAAATTTGGTTTTATACCACAAGTTTCAaagtcttttcttttttcctgaACTTCGTGTCATAAATTGAGACGCAGGGAGTGAAAGTCACTTTCTTTGGATGTGAATTGGTTTGTCCCTTCTAACTTGTAACAGTTCTATGTAAGCAAATAACCTTTCTTTTCCTTTGTTCAAAgttcaaatctatttttttagttaCTACTGCATTATTGCTGAGAAGAGGAGATTGCATTTACCTGTTCTTTATCTTCTAGACTTTTTAGAAATGCCGCATTGTGTGTGTCAGATCTTGTAAAAATAGTACGAAGACTCTCGAGCATGAGTTTTTCTGGGCTAAAATGGCCCTTATGGTATGTTATGTCACTTTCGATGTGATATTGGTTGTTCCCTTCGGTTGGGAAATGCGGATAATATAATGTATTGAATTTCctaccatttaaattaattaaaaaaagttccTTTTTCCGTCTCTCTCTATTAACCTTCGGATACATCTCTCTACCTCTCCCCATATGGCGCTTAAATCCCCCCAAAATCACGCCTATAACTTAACAATGAATCATCGATTCGTTCCAACTTAACATTTATGAATTACAATCGTATTATTCTTGAACttatcatcaatttcaaattttaaaaaaagtaaaaaaaattattcatcatCTATTTTGCTTTTAATATATCAGAATTTTGCATCAAAATAGTTCAATTTAGCGATAAATGTGGGTTCACTACCATCATTTAGAATTGTCTTACTCAATTAGTTCTTCAATGGAACATCTTGTTCCCTAGTGAGTTTGATTCGAATAATGATGATTTTGCTGAAAATAGATCCAAACACCAGAAAGATCCTTTAATGATGAAGAAATTGTGGGcggaaatattttgaaaattcaacGGTCAAATTTCTAATGTATATGGTCGATATTGTGTATTTACtttgtatcatatttattgatcaaTAAACggaacaaaaaatatattgagttATTGCTATTGGGTTATTAGGTTGGCGGGTTTTAGatagtttttttcaaaaaaaaaaattattaggttATCGATTTGGTATCGATTTTTAGTATTAGATAAATTGATAACCCATTAAGACGATAATAATTTACTACTATACCCttcataaatatcaaatattaataactTAACAGAACTAGACACTATATCAGTACTCTACACTACGATCTATACACTTCACATTACTTCCacttcacataaaaaaaatcatattatgttTTGGTTGTAACATGTAATTGTAGCCTCCAACTGTATCTACTCTTATTgatgtaatttttcattatatttcttGTTTCACTATATCAAAGCATTAACATCTGATTTGTTAGTCTCACTGTATCGCGCTAAATTGTTAGAGAAGtaagaaaatcatatatttattttattagcaTTTTCTTATTAGGTAAACCGAAAACCAAACCGTTAATGACCAAAAATCGATAAATAGAAAACCAAAGAATATCTTATTTGTTAGAATATGTGTGTCCACTACCAGTCaacggaccaggtcccttgacacaatAAGAACAGTGCGTAAGATTAAACAATATGAAGAACACAACACAAgcagtttacgtggaaacctccttgctcaagggagtaaaaccacgacctattGCACAAGATTTACAACCgtcttcactaatcttctcaagcaaaagtgaaacccggttacaatcaatgtgagaaaaagttattaatctcacgatcaagtaatctacctgttacttgaagagcctaagcggataccacaccgcccactaaaccacctaactctagatgacttagaatttgactaagcaacaaacaaatgttgcccactaaatcagttaaccttaactgatttagacttttacaaacccaaaacaaatatctgaatcctttatagattaggaacaGATTTACAATGTAAGTACATAGACACAAAGCTCTAAATACAACAAAGATTCTTTTTTACTCTATCAGGTCCTTCTGTTGAGTTGAGCAatgttcttccttgaagatggCCTTCTAGTCAAGCTTCTAAATTTTCAGAGAAAATCAAAGTTTAATTTGTCAAGTCTTGAATTTATGTTTGttggaaagagataatataatttcccACAAATTCGTTGAAGTCATCCCATTGGCCTGCTGTTGGAAAAGTTGTGCACCTACCGCATCAGAGATGACAGCTTTTCTGACAGCTGTCTTTTCGTCCTTTTCACGTCACAGTCTTGcgggtaccaggtcccttgcttttgggaaccaggtcccttgcaaacttctatatgagttcttgaaaaggcttgctggctgacttccttctttggataaatgaatataatatggtgtTTGTCATGCTAAAAGTATCAAATATAAAGAGTTATTATCCATTGGACAAACACCCTCCTCCATTCTGATTGGTGTAGTA contains these protein-coding regions:
- the LOC101248034 gene encoding flavonoid 3'-monooxygenase CYP75B137-like, whose amino-acid sequence is MSLEFFKPRFDSFPWRLQQLNVEQKGVFFSCFLGFLALLWFFIRNSIKGLPPGPKALPLIGNLHSLDPQLHTYFASLSQTYGPICRIWLGKKLGIIITSPALAREVLKDKDTIFANRDVPAAGSEFSYGGKNILWTPYGPKWRMLRKICVRDMLSSSTLDSVYALRRREVRQSINYLYSQKGLPVNVGEQTFLTILNVITSMLWGGTVKGEERASIGAEFRHVVTGIAQLVSIPNLSDFYPGLAWFDFQGVIKKMKVLAKRFDKIFESMIDQRQKLDRNGVGQEIKDFLQVLLKLKDEADPEMPLTMTEIKALLMEMVLGGTDTSVNTIEFVMAEIMHKPDILRKLQQEVDTVVGKNNIVEESHIQKLPYLNAVMKEVLRLHPAAPLLIPHCPSETCTVGGYTVPKGSCIFINVWAIHRDASIWKNPTEFRPERFLDNKWDYSGKDLNYFPFGSGRRICAGIGMAERMFMYSLASLVHSFDWKLPQGVTSDVTETFGLNLRKKIPLVAIPTPRLSNPTLYE